A stretch of Macadamia integrifolia cultivar HAES 741 chromosome 7, SCU_Mint_v3, whole genome shotgun sequence DNA encodes these proteins:
- the LOC122084482 gene encoding 26S proteasome non-ATPase regulatory subunit 14 homolog encodes MERIHRMFAGAAGGLGVGHPPPDSPLLDSSEQVYISSLALLKMLKHGRAGVPMEVMGLMLGEFVDEYTVRVVDVFAMPQSGTGVSVEAVDHVFQTNMLDMLKQTGRPEMVVGWYHSHPGFGCWLSGVDINTQQSFEHLNQRAVAVVVDPIQSVKGKVVIDAFRLINPQTMMLGQEPRQTTSNLGHLNKPSIQALIHGLNRHYYSIAINYRKNELEEKMLLNLHKKKWTDGLLLQRFDTHSKTNEQTVQEMLNLAIKYNKAVQEEDELPPEKLAIANVGRQDAKKHLEEHVSNLMSSNIVQTLGTMLDTVVF; translated from the exons ATGGAGAGAATACACAGGATGTTCGCCGGAGCCGCCGGAGGGCTAGGAGTCGGACACCCACCTCCGGACTCGCCGCTGCTTGATTCATCGGAGCAGGTCTACATCTCTTCCCTTGCCCTTCTTAAGATGCTCAAACACG GCAGAGCTGGGGTTCCTATGGAAGTGATGGGCTTGATGCTGGGGGAGTTCGTCGATGAGTACACAGTCCGTGTTGTTGATGTCTTCGCCATGCCCCAGAGCGGTACTGGTGTTAGTGTCGAGGCTGTTGATCATGTCTTCCAGACTAACATGCTCGATATGCTCAAGCAGACTGGCAG ACCGGAGATGGTGGTAGGATGGTATCATTCACACCCTGGCTTTGGCTGCTGGCTTTCTGGAGTGGATATCAACACACAGCAG AGTTTCGAACATCTGAATCAGCGAGCTGTTGCAGTGGTGGTTGACCCGATCCAGAGTGTTAAAGGAAAGGTGGTCATTGATGCCTTTCGATTGATCAACCCACAAACAATGATGCTTGGCCAGGAGCCACGCCAAACAACATCAAACCTTGGGCATCTCAACAAACCATCCATTCAA GCCTTGATCCATGGACTGAACAGGCACTATTACTCGATAGCAATTAATTACAGAAAGAATGAACTCGAGGAGAAGATGTTACTGAACTTGCACAAGAAGAAATGGACAGATGGGTTATTGCTACAACGATTTGATACTCATTCCAAAACCAATGAACAAACTGTTCAG GAGATGCTTAATCTAGCCATCAAATACAACAAGGCGGTTCAGGAAGAGGATGAGTTACCTCCTGAGAAGCTGGCAATTGCAAATGTGGGCAGACAGGATGCCAAGAAGCATCTAGAAGAACATGTCTCTAACTTGATGTCATCAAACATAGTTCAGACTCTGGGTACCATGCTAGACACAGTTGTATTTTAA
- the LOC122083512 gene encoding probable carboxylesterase 12, with protein MDSSSAEVAFDFSPFIRIYKDGHVERLVGTETVSATTLDPQTGISSKDVVIQPEIGISARLFIPKITDPSDRKLPLLVYIHGGAFCVETPFSPTYDSYVSSLVAEANVVAVSVHYRRAPEHLLPIAYDDSWAALQWVASHSKGEGPEAWLNEYADLSRVSIVGDSAGGNIAHNMALRAAETPLEGVRFVGLGLIHPYFHGEEPMGPNASEEERKAKAGKLWVVLCPTTSGCDDPLINPASCPNLDKLACKRVLVCVAEKDTLKDGGLLYHKTLGKSGWAGELEDLMEAEGEEHVFHLHKPTSDKAVAIKSRLASLLNHN; from the coding sequence ATGGATTCAAGCAGTGCAGAAGTAGCCTTTGATTTCAGTCCCTTTATTCGGATCTATAAGGATGGCCACGTTGAGAGGCTCGTAGGAACTGAAACTGTCTCCGCCACTACACTCGATCCCCAAACCGGTATCTCCTCCAAGGACGTCGTGATTCAACCGGAAATTGGCATCTCCGCACGGCTTTTCATCCCCAAGATCACCGATCCTTCTGACCGGAAACTTCCACTCCTTGTCTACATCCACGGCGGAGCCTTCTGTGTCGAGACCCCCTTTTCCCCTACGTACGACAGTTACGTATCATCTTTAGTGGCCGAGGCTAACGTGGTCGCAGTGTCTGTCCACTACAGGAGAGCCCCCGAACATCTTTTACCTATTGCCTACGATGATTCGTGGGCTGCACTTCAATGGGTCGCTTCTCATTCCAAGGGAGAAGGCCCCGAAGCGTGGTTGAACGAGTACGCCGATCTGAGCAGAGTTTCCATAGTTGGAGATAGCGCCGGAGGCAACATTGCCCATAATATGGCTTTGCGGGCGGCTGAGACACCATTGGAAGGGGTAAGATTTGTTGGGTTGGGTTTAATCCATCCTTATTTCCATGGAGAAGAACCAATGGGTCCTAATGCAAgtgaagaggagaggaaggctAAGGCGGGTAAGCTGTGGGTGGTGCTTTGTCCGACCACCAGTGGTTGCGACGATCCACTGATAAATCCGGCGAGTTGTCCCAACCTTGATAAGCTAGCGTGCAAGAGGGTGTTGGTGTGCGTTGCAGAGAAAGATACGTTGAAAGATGGGGGTTTGTTGTACCATAAAACTTTAGGAAAGAGTGGGTGGGCAGGAGAGCTGGAGGATTTGATGGAGGCAGAAGGGGAGGAACATGTGTTCCATCTCCACAAGCCCACCAGCGACAAGGCTGTTGCCATTAAGTCCCGCTTGGCTTCCTTGCTCAATCACAACTga